From Verrucomicrobia bacterium S94, the proteins below share one genomic window:
- a CDS encoding dihydrofolate reductase: MSPGNQRRGGGLMKAIVARSQNGVIGKDGGLPWHCKGDLQFFKRTTMNRKIVVGRTTFEGLPPLKGREIFVLTRNPDAAFKNATAIHSADEIPADAILCGGAAVYDLTLELCDEILVTTVKQDVEGDTFFNDAWLDGFSRHEILEETAEYSIVSYRRIS; encoded by the coding sequence ATGTCACCCGGCAATCAAAGGCGAGGTGGCGGTTTAATGAAAGCAATTGTTGCCCGCTCACAAAACGGCGTCATCGGAAAAGACGGCGGCCTGCCCTGGCACTGCAAAGGCGATCTGCAGTTTTTTAAACGCACGACCATGAACCGTAAAATCGTCGTCGGCCGCACCACCTTCGAAGGCCTGCCGCCGCTGAAAGGACGGGAAATTTTCGTCCTCACCCGTAACCCCGATGCCGCATTCAAAAACGCAACCGCCATTCATTCCGCCGATGAAATTCCGGCAGACGCCATCCTCTGCGGCGGCGCGGCTGTTTATGATTTAACCCTGGAACTTTGCGACGAAATCCTCGTTACCACCGTCAAACAGGACGTCGAAGGCGACACATTTTTCAATGACGCCTGGCTCGATGGGTTTTCCCGGCACGAAATCCTCGAAGAAACCGCCGAATATTCCATCGTTTCCTACCGCCGCATATCCTGA
- a CDS encoding HupE/UreJ family protein → MGVYAFLCSLWLIVFTSSAHEMNTAYLELREHESDVGVLVRIPEFGKPFSIVFPEGAVERSEPITRIIEGGTVKTWRISIPDGLMNKSIGIQELETNDLLVRIQLKDGSEQTLRLTPDDQKFSITGAPSQAAVAGTYFVLGLEHILEGTDHLLFVLALLILVKGWKKLTGAITTFTVAHSITLALASLGFVHVPAPPVEAIIALSIVFVACEIIHGRQGRPGITEKSPWLVTLSFGLLHGLGFAGALSEIGLPQHAIPAALLFFNVGVEAGQLLFVAAVLSFLGVAQKFRLPIPAWSSWIPPYAIGTVAMFWVIERVAGF, encoded by the coding sequence ATGGGGGTTTATGCTTTCCTGTGCTCATTATGGCTGATTGTTTTCACATCATCAGCCCACGAAATGAATACAGCCTATCTGGAGCTGCGCGAACACGAAAGCGATGTCGGGGTGCTGGTGCGTATTCCGGAGTTCGGAAAACCCTTCTCCATTGTGTTTCCCGAGGGCGCGGTTGAACGCTCCGAACCCATCACCCGGATTATCGAAGGCGGAACCGTTAAAACGTGGCGTATTTCCATTCCTGACGGTTTGATGAATAAGTCTATCGGTATTCAGGAGCTGGAAACCAATGATCTGCTCGTCCGCATCCAGCTTAAAGACGGTTCCGAACAGACGTTGCGACTGACGCCGGATGATCAGAAGTTTTCCATTACGGGGGCACCGTCGCAGGCGGCTGTGGCCGGAACCTATTTTGTGCTTGGTCTTGAGCATATTCTTGAAGGAACGGACCATCTTCTGTTTGTGCTGGCGCTGCTGATTCTGGTGAAAGGCTGGAAAAAACTGACCGGAGCGATTACGACGTTTACCGTGGCACACAGCATTACGTTGGCTTTGGCTTCATTAGGATTTGTACATGTGCCCGCCCCGCCGGTGGAGGCCATTATTGCGCTGAGTATTGTATTTGTGGCGTGTGAAATTATCCATGGGCGACAGGGGCGCCCCGGCATTACCGAAAAATCGCCCTGGCTGGTGACGCTTTCCTTCGGTCTGCTGCACGGGCTGGGTTTTGCCGGAGCCCTTTCCGAGATCGGCCTGCCGCAGCACGCCATTCCCGCAGCGCTGCTCTTTTTTAATGTCGGTGTTGAGGCCGGTCAGTTGCTGTTTGTTGCAGCGGTCCTTTCTTTTCTCGGGGTGGCACAGAAATTCAGGCTGCCGATACCGGCATGGTCTTCCTGGATCCCGCCTTATGCCATTGGCACCGTGGCGATGTTCTGGGTGATCGAACGCGTGGCCGGTTTTTAA
- a CDS encoding glycosyltransferase yields MKAMVLYANAGNGHRRAAEALAAVCEQDPRFSDVRLIDALEYTNKVFQELYANLYIETVKKAPALWKYIFNDTDQPWVKEKGRMLMHRMQSLPLVKEIRKYQPDLCFSTHFMPSDIISTMIRKHGLATDLNVVVTDYYVHASWLESYISRIYVAKEESREQLRVLKYPPKRIEVLGIPIDPKFETLGDPAPFFQKHNVDPGLPLILLSAGAFGVMSGEDMAHMLSGIRQPCNLAIICGNNKKLKAAIEKYIGENPAENINYHVLGFTTEMHEWMAMASLFIGKPGGLSTAECLACGLPMLIWNPIPGQEVFNSVYLLENGAAFSPDNITTLPYRIDELLKNPEKLERMRANARALGRPSAARDIVNNAVEHMNEGIILIPRT; encoded by the coding sequence ATGAAAGCTATGGTGTTATATGCCAATGCGGGCAACGGCCACCGGCGGGCGGCCGAAGCACTGGCGGCGGTCTGTGAACAGGACCCTCGCTTTTCAGACGTCCGGCTGATTGATGCGCTGGAATATACCAACAAGGTTTTCCAGGAACTCTATGCCAACCTCTATATCGAAACCGTTAAAAAGGCGCCGGCACTCTGGAAATATATATTCAACGACACCGATCAGCCCTGGGTGAAGGAAAAGGGGCGGATGCTGATGCACCGCATGCAGAGCCTGCCGCTGGTGAAGGAAATCAGAAAATACCAGCCGGATCTCTGCTTCAGCACCCATTTTATGCCGTCCGACATTATTTCCACCATGATCCGGAAACACGGTCTGGCTACCGATCTGAATGTGGTTGTGACGGATTACTATGTGCACGCCTCCTGGCTGGAGTCGTACATCAGCCGGATTTATGTGGCCAAGGAGGAGAGCCGGGAACAGCTGCGCGTACTGAAATATCCTCCCAAGAGAATCGAGGTGCTCGGCATCCCGATTGATCCGAAATTTGAAACCCTTGGCGACCCCGCACCCTTTTTCCAAAAACATAACGTCGATCCCGGACTTCCGCTGATTCTCCTCAGCGCCGGCGCATTCGGCGTGATGTCCGGTGAAGATATGGCGCATATGCTCAGCGGCATCCGGCAGCCGTGCAACCTGGCGATCATCTGCGGCAACAATAAAAAACTGAAGGCCGCGATTGAAAAATATATCGGGGAAAATCCGGCGGAAAATATCAACTACCACGTCCTCGGCTTTACCACGGAAATGCATGAATGGATGGCCATGGCGTCGCTCTTCATCGGAAAACCCGGAGGACTGAGCACTGCTGAATGTCTGGCCTGCGGCCTGCCGATGCTGATCTGGAACCCGATTCCCGGGCAGGAGGTGTTCAACTCGGTGTATCTGCTCGAAAACGGCGCGGCATTTAGTCCTGATAACATCACCACACTGCCCTACCGCATTGACGAGCTGCTGAAAAATCCGGAAAAACTGGAGCGTATGCGCGCCAATGCGCGGGCCCTCGGCCGGCCTTCCGCCGCCCGCGATATTGTCAACAACGCGGTCGAACACATGAACGAAGGCATCATTCTCATCCCCAGAACATAA
- a CDS encoding glycoside hydrolase family 1 protein, producing the protein MLMNTCLKFPENFVWGSAASGHQIEGNNRHSNWWHWELASETRPSSGRAVDYWNRFEEDHALMKQMGLQAFRVGIEWARVEPEEGRFDEAAIAHYRSIFESLKKHGLKICLTLHHWVVPEWAAKKGDWRNPEMVDWFLRYVERMVQEFGSFPYQWITLNEPMVAALAGYFSADFPPGRRNYFELRRVVRHMLQAHAGAYQIIHRYDPDAEVGYAMAYPDLQTWGSRGPAGGYERLAAAIGRRFVNDAWDYSVKTGKMHPVYGRGKIPGLKNSIDFCGVNYYFRMTLRFSLKHWRTGFIDPEATPEGIEKNDYGWQIWPPGIRTVISRVWQTFGKPIVITENGIADRTDEKRAAYIIEHLKQVYQCLEAGIPVLGYYHWSFIDNFEWKEGFDMCFGLVDVDPDDPELKRKPRRSAEIYSEIIKNNGICC; encoded by the coding sequence ATGCTTATGAACACGTGTTTAAAATTTCCGGAAAACTTTGTCTGGGGCAGCGCGGCGTCCGGCCATCAGATCGAAGGTAACAACCGGCACTCTAACTGGTGGCACTGGGAACTGGCCTCCGAAACCCGGCCCAGTTCCGGAAGAGCGGTGGATTACTGGAACCGCTTCGAGGAAGACCACGCCCTGATGAAACAGATGGGCCTTCAGGCCTTTCGTGTCGGCATCGAATGGGCACGGGTGGAGCCCGAAGAGGGCCGGTTCGATGAAGCCGCCATTGCGCATTACCGCAGCATTTTCGAGTCATTGAAAAAACACGGCCTGAAAATCTGCCTGACCCTTCACCACTGGGTCGTCCCCGAATGGGCCGCGAAAAAAGGCGACTGGCGGAATCCGGAAATGGTGGATTGGTTCCTGCGCTATGTAGAGCGCATGGTTCAGGAATTCGGTTCTTTTCCGTATCAATGGATTACCCTGAATGAACCGATGGTGGCGGCGCTGGCCGGTTATTTTTCGGCCGACTTTCCGCCGGGCCGCCGGAATTATTTTGAATTGCGCCGGGTGGTTCGTCATATGCTCCAGGCCCATGCCGGAGCCTATCAGATTATCCATCGATACGACCCCGATGCGGAGGTAGGCTATGCCATGGCCTATCCGGATCTGCAAACGTGGGGATCCCGCGGGCCGGCCGGAGGGTACGAGCGGCTGGCCGCAGCCATCGGCCGGCGTTTTGTGAACGATGCCTGGGACTATTCCGTTAAAACCGGAAAAATGCATCCGGTTTACGGAAGAGGAAAAATCCCGGGCCTGAAAAATTCCATCGATTTCTGCGGGGTGAATTATTATTTCCGGATGACACTGCGCTTTTCTCTGAAACATTGGCGCACCGGTTTTATTGATCCCGAAGCCACGCCGGAGGGCATTGAAAAAAATGATTACGGCTGGCAGATCTGGCCGCCCGGCATCCGCACCGTTATTTCCCGCGTCTGGCAAACCTTTGGAAAACCGATTGTCATCACCGAAAACGGTATTGCCGACCGGACCGATGAAAAACGCGCCGCCTACATCATTGAACATTTAAAACAGGTTTACCAATGTCTGGAAGCGGGCATTCCGGTGCTGGGATATTACCACTGGTCGTTCATCGATAATTTTGAGTGGAAAGAGGGTTTTGATATGTGTTTCGGTCTGGTGGATGTTGACCCCGACGATCCTGAGCTGAAACGGAAACCCCGCAGAAGTGCCGAAATATACAGCGAAATCATCAAAAACAACGGCATCTGCTGTTAA
- the cls gene encoding cardiolipin synthase, with translation MTVWILLAGLFQVLGIVSTIHVLMTGRTSQGTIAWGVSLNTFPLLAVPAYWILGRSKFEGYVTAKRMIGSDFEKEYKGLIDRLSNYRIPAEELPAGLKAGELLADLPLLTGNHIELLINGEKTFESILSGIELAEHYILFQFFIVHDDEIGRRIGKALAEKAQQGLTVYFLYDEIGSHDLPAGYLSNLKNAGVAVHAFNTRKGPRNRFQINFRNHRKVVVADGKTAWVGGHNVGDEYLGKHPKFGNWRDTHIRITGPAALSAQLSFCTDWHWASDDPLLHLNWKPEPAAEADIPALLVPSGPADELEAASLMFLQAINSATKRIWIQSPYFVPDDAIISALQLAALRGVDVRILIPDSIDHLAVWLCAFSYFDRATETGARIYRYTRGFLHAKTILVDDKIAAVGTANLDNRSLRLNFEITAWIFDSAFAAEMEAMYLTDFEDSRLMTADDLDCRPWWFKLAVRFARLTAPIQ, from the coding sequence ATGACGGTCTGGATTCTTTTGGCAGGGCTGTTTCAGGTACTCGGAATTGTTTCGACCATCCATGTGCTGATGACCGGCCGTACCTCGCAGGGGACTATTGCCTGGGGCGTTTCGCTGAATACTTTTCCGCTGCTGGCCGTGCCGGCCTACTGGATTCTCGGGCGCAGTAAATTTGAGGGCTATGTGACCGCCAAACGGATGATCGGCTCCGATTTCGAGAAGGAATACAAAGGGCTGATCGACCGCCTGTCGAACTACCGGATTCCTGCGGAGGAACTGCCCGCCGGACTAAAGGCCGGTGAACTGCTGGCGGATCTGCCCCTTTTAACAGGCAATCACATCGAACTGCTCATCAACGGAGAAAAAACCTTTGAAAGCATATTGTCGGGAATTGAACTGGCTGAACACTATATCCTTTTCCAGTTTTTCATTGTGCATGACGACGAAATCGGACGGCGGATCGGAAAGGCCCTGGCGGAAAAAGCGCAACAGGGTCTTACGGTCTATTTTCTCTATGATGAAATCGGGAGCCATGATCTGCCGGCCGGATATCTCAGCAACCTGAAAAACGCCGGTGTTGCCGTACATGCCTTTAATACGCGGAAGGGCCCGCGCAACCGGTTTCAGATCAACTTCCGGAATCACCGCAAAGTGGTTGTGGCCGATGGAAAAACCGCCTGGGTTGGCGGACACAACGTCGGGGATGAATATCTGGGAAAACATCCGAAATTCGGAAACTGGCGGGACACGCATATTCGGATAACCGGTCCGGCCGCCCTTTCCGCCCAGCTCTCCTTCTGCACCGACTGGCACTGGGCCTCCGACGATCCCCTGCTTCACCTGAACTGGAAACCGGAACCCGCAGCAGAGGCGGACATACCCGCTCTTCTGGTTCCATCGGGCCCGGCCGATGAACTTGAAGCCGCGTCACTGATGTTTCTGCAGGCCATTAATTCGGCCACTAAACGCATCTGGATTCAGAGCCCTTATTTTGTGCCCGACGATGCCATCATCTCGGCCCTGCAGCTGGCCGCTCTGCGCGGCGTGGATGTGCGCATTCTGATTCCGGACAGCATCGATCATCTCGCGGTCTGGCTCTGCGCCTTTTCCTATTTCGACCGCGCCACGGAAACCGGTGCCCGGATTTATCGTTATACCCGCGGCTTTCTCCATGCCAAAACCATTCTGGTCGACGACAAAATCGCCGCCGTCGGAACCGCGAATCTCGATAACCGCTCCCTCCGCCTCAATTTTGAAATCACGGCGTGGATTTTCGACTCCGCCTTCGCTGCCGAAATGGAAGCCATGTATCTGACGGATTTTGAGGACTCCCGCCTCATGACCGCCGATGATCTGGACTGCCGCCCGTGGTGGTTCAAGCTGGCCGTGCGTTTCGCCCGCCTTACGGCCCCCATTCAATAA
- a CDS encoding nitroreductase family protein: MNVHSAIQSHRSVRHFDPDHTMSDQEIEKLLSLALHSPSAFNIQNWRFVIMQNAELRRQLRKVSWNQQQVTDASLLIIICADLKAWKKEPIRYWNSAPLPVQEYIAPAIRQYYYQELDPVQRDETMRSCGIAAQTIMLAAKSMGYDSCPMDGFSFEEVAEIINLPDDHAICMFVAIGKALKNPAPKKRMSLSEFVMRNSF; encoded by the coding sequence ATGAATGTACATTCCGCCATACAGAGCCACCGCTCCGTGCGGCATTTCGATCCGGACCACACCATGAGTGACCAGGAAATTGAAAAACTCCTGTCGCTCGCACTGCATTCCCCCTCCGCATTCAACATACAGAACTGGCGCTTTGTGATAATGCAGAATGCAGAACTGCGCAGGCAGTTGCGAAAAGTATCCTGGAACCAGCAGCAGGTCACCGACGCCTCCCTGCTGATCATTATCTGCGCCGACCTCAAAGCCTGGAAAAAGGAACCGATCCGCTACTGGAACTCCGCCCCGCTACCCGTGCAGGAATACATCGCCCCCGCAATCCGGCAATATTATTACCAGGAACTTGATCCGGTCCAGCGCGATGAAACCATGCGTTCCTGCGGTATCGCCGCCCAGACCATTATGCTTGCAGCAAAATCAATGGGCTACGATTCCTGCCCCATGGACGGATTCAGTTTTGAAGAAGTCGCTGAAATCATCAACCTGCCCGACGACCACGCCATCTGCATGTTCGTCGCCATCGGCAAAGCCCTGAAAAACCCTGCCCCGAAAAAAAGGATGTCCCTCTCCGAATTCGTCATGAGGAACAGCTTTTGA
- the mutL gene encoding DNA mismatch repair endonuclease MutL codes for MTKSHHQPFPSSETFCYVAPMQSKPVIQMLPDQVINKIAAGEVVERPASVMKELFENSLDAGATQIDVEVIRGGRQLISITDNGCGMTRDQALLSIERHATSKIRSEADIENIRTMGFRGEALAAISSVSRFTLITRPEEELAGTEIQIAGGKFLSCEDIGCPVGTRIEIRNLFFNVPARRKFLRAEQTELSHIRQLFLVMALAHPDIGMSLKVDERMVHNLPMSGKMEDRISELYNHGFFEQLREISHSDSDYKISGYAGLPQTGRKDRQDQYIFVNGRPASAPVVFHALNEAYHALVTKGRYPAVFLFIEMEPSLVDVNVHPTKKEVRFRKPNQLRDAIVEALSKALRVQHEEFRVQDTGSLIPSDDERIDLPPPRPPPPLPLRLPFARRLKRRSRWRISSENRNRCWSVRPIESGDWKNNVPVVRARRTVFLRKKPPRFPSPAVEDKPKSPWGWCRIVGQIGGSYVVLETEEGYVLMEPRAAHERVLFEKFIHAARAHAVQKQGLLAPETVELLPADAQIVRSHIDILNELGFGVSDFGGDTFMVDALPVYVQDNPVESMLIEIARALEKAGKKRGARELLQEQIAQTACQMAVRTSDQLSDAAIEKLVADLAGTEMPYTSPRGRPTLIFTSFSELDRKFSRN; via the coding sequence TTGACAAAATCGCACCACCAGCCCTTTCCATCTTCGGAAACGTTCTGCTATGTTGCGCCGATGCAGTCAAAACCCGTCATACAGATGCTTCCGGATCAGGTGATCAATAAGATTGCCGCTGGTGAAGTGGTCGAACGCCCGGCCTCGGTCATGAAGGAATTATTTGAAAATTCGCTCGATGCCGGAGCCACACAGATTGATGTGGAAGTGATTCGCGGCGGGCGGCAGTTAATCTCGATTACAGACAACGGTTGCGGGATGACCCGCGATCAGGCACTGCTATCGATTGAGCGGCACGCCACCAGCAAAATCCGGTCGGAAGCGGATATTGAAAACATCCGGACCATGGGATTCCGCGGTGAGGCCCTCGCGGCGATTTCCTCGGTTTCCCGTTTTACGCTCATTACCCGCCCGGAAGAGGAGCTGGCCGGAACCGAAATTCAGATTGCCGGCGGAAAATTTCTAAGCTGCGAGGATATCGGCTGCCCGGTCGGTACACGCATCGAAATCCGCAATCTTTTCTTTAATGTGCCGGCCCGCCGGAAATTTCTGCGGGCGGAACAGACCGAGCTTTCCCACATTCGTCAACTCTTTCTGGTCATGGCGCTTGCCCATCCGGATATCGGTATGTCGCTGAAGGTGGATGAGCGCATGGTCCATAACCTGCCCATGTCCGGAAAAATGGAAGACCGTATTTCGGAACTCTATAACCATGGATTTTTCGAGCAGCTGCGCGAAATCAGCCATTCGGATTCCGATTATAAAATCTCAGGCTATGCCGGCCTGCCGCAGACCGGACGGAAGGACCGGCAGGATCAGTATATTTTTGTAAACGGGCGCCCGGCTTCGGCGCCGGTGGTTTTCCATGCCCTGAACGAGGCCTACCATGCGCTCGTCACGAAGGGCCGTTATCCCGCCGTCTTTCTTTTCATCGAAATGGAACCTTCGCTGGTTGATGTTAATGTGCACCCTACTAAAAAAGAGGTCCGCTTCCGTAAACCCAATCAGCTGCGCGATGCCATTGTTGAAGCGCTTTCGAAGGCGCTGCGTGTTCAGCATGAAGAATTCAGGGTTCAGGATACGGGATCCCTTATTCCTTCGGACGATGAAAGGATCGATCTTCCTCCCCCTCGCCCCCCACCCCCACTCCCCCTCCGGCTGCCGTTCGCCCGAAGATTGAAACGCAGAAGCAGATGGAGGATATCCTCAGAAAACCGGAACCGCTGCTGGAGCGTAAGGCCGATCGAGTCAGGAGACTGGAAAAACAACGTCCCCGTTGTCCGGGCACGGAGAACCGTGTTCCTCCGGAAAAAACCGCCCCGCTTCCCCTCGCCGGCTGTCGAGGACAAACCTAAATCCCCATGGGGATGGTGTCGGATTGTCGGACAGATCGGCGGAAGTTATGTCGTATTGGAAACGGAAGAAGGCTATGTGCTGATGGAGCCGCGGGCGGCACATGAACGGGTACTGTTTGAAAAGTTTATTCACGCCGCACGTGCCCACGCGGTTCAGAAACAGGGTCTGCTTGCACCCGAAACCGTGGAACTGCTGCCCGCCGATGCGCAGATCGTCCGCTCACATATCGACATTCTGAACGAACTGGGTTTCGGGGTTTCCGATTTCGGCGGCGATACTTTCATGGTGGATGCGCTGCCGGTGTATGTGCAGGATAATCCGGTGGAATCAATGCTGATTGAAATTGCGCGGGCACTGGAAAAAGCCGGTAAAAAACGGGGTGCCCGGGAACTGCTGCAGGAACAGATTGCACAGACCGCCTGCCAGATGGCGGTACGGACTTCGGACCAGCTTTCCGATGCCGCCATTGAAAAACTCGTTGCCGATCTGGCCGGAACTGAAATGCCCTATACATCTCCACGCGGCCGACCCACGCTGATTTTTACCAGTTTTTCGGAACTGGACCGAAAGTTCAGCCGGAATTAA